The Methylocella silvestris BL2 DNA segment GTTCGACACGGTAACGCCATGAGCCTTGGCGTAGGTCTTGTCGATGACGTCGGTGCCGGTCGCGGCGACGGCGATGAGCTTCAGGTCCGGCAATTGCGCGAGGGTCGCCTCCCGCAGCGGAACCTTGTTGGTGATTGCGATCGTCGCGCCCTTGAGGCGCTCGACAATCTGGTCCGGCGCGGTGACGTCATATTCCCTGTAGCTGTGCGGAAAGTCCGGCGGCCGCACATTGGCGTCAAGGGTCGAACGGTCGAGAAAGACGATCGAATGTGTCACGGCGCTCCCTTTTGTCTTTGGATGTTATTGACGTGAACGGGTTTGACGGCGCGCGGCCGGCCCCCGCAAGAGCGGCCTCCACGCGACTATGCGGCCAGCCGCATCCCCTAGCAATAACGCAAAGGAAGCGGCCCGGCGCAGGAGGGATCGCGGCAGAAGAGGCGAGTTCATCCGCGTCGACCGCCGATCCGCCCGCGACAAAATGCGCCGCGCGAAAAACGCGCGGCGCTTTGGCGAGGTGAGCGGTCAGGCCGCCTTTTCAGCCTTGACGGGAGCAGCGGCGCGATAGAAGGACTGCGCCGCGCCGACGCCGCTGCCGAGCGTGACCGGGATGCCGACGTCGGCCATGGCCATTTCGGCGCCGGCGAGCGCGCCGAGCACCATCAGTTCGTTGAGGTCGCCAAGGTGGCCGATGCGGAAGACCTTGCCGGCGACCTGCGACAATCCGGCGCCGAGCGACAGATTGTAGCGGCTATAGGCCGTGCTGATGACCTGCACCGCATTGAACTGCGGCGGCACGACGATCGCCGTCACCGTATCCGAATACCACTTCGGCTCCTTGGCGCAGGGGGTAAGGCCCCAGGCCTTGACCGCGGCGCGCACGCCGCCGGCCAAATGGCTGTGGCGCACGAAAATATTCTCAAGGCCTTCGTCCTCGATCATTTTCAGCGATTCGCGGAGGCCATAGAGCAGCGGCAGCGGCGGCGTATAGGGGAAATAGCCGGTCGCATTGGCCTTGATCATGTCGTCGAAATCGAAATAGCAGCGCTTCGACGTTGCCGTCTTGGAGGCGGCAAGCGCCTTCTGGCTAACGCCGAGCACGCCAAGGCCGGCCGGCAGCATCAAGCCCTTCTGCGAGCCAGACACGGCGAGGTCTACGCCCCATTCGTCCTGACGGAAGTCGAGGCTGCCGAGCGAGCTCACGGCGTCGACGAACAGCAGCGCCGGGTGGCCGGCGGCGTCCATCGCCTTGCGCACGGCGGCGATATCGCTCGCAACGCCCGTCGCCGTCTCATTGTGCGTCGCGGTCACGGCCTTGATCTGATGCGACTTGTCAGCGCGCAGGATCTCTTCGATTTTCTCGGGCTTGACGCCGGTGCCCCATTCCTCTTCGAGGATCTGCACGTCGAAGCCCATCCGCTGCGCCATGTCGATCCAGAGATGGCTGAACTGGCCGAAGCGCGACATCAACACCTTGTCGCCGGGCGACAGCGTGTTGTTGAAGGCGGATTCCCAGGCGCCGGTGCCGGAGGAGGGGAAAAGAAAGACCTGGCCGTCCTTGGTCTTGTAAATCTTCTTCAGATCCTGGAACAGCGGCAGAGTCAGCTCGGGGAATTTGGGAGACCGGTGGTCCTCCATCGGCACGACCATTGCGCGCGCGACCCGCTCCGGGACATTGGTCGGTCCTGGGACAAAAAGAAAGTGACGGCCCGGCATTATGTATCCTCCATTTGCACTACTTTGGTAGTATCCACGAAAAAGCCGACAATCTCAAGTCACCGGCGATTGCTTGACCAGCCAGGCGAATGGCCAGAGAACTCGGTTTATACTCGCAATGTGCTGCCGCGGCGCCGCGAGCCGGCGCGAAACTCAGCGGCAGTTCTATCGAGCCACTAAAATGGCGCGGAAATCATTGACGTTTGTTCGGGTCGGCCCGGTAACGATCAGATGATCGAGCGCAGCGAAGAAACTATAGCCGTCATTATCGGCGAGCCGCGCCTTGGCGCTGACGCCGGCCGCCGCAGCTTTGGCGAGACTGTCCGGAAACAAAAGCGCGCCGGCGTTGTCTTCCGTGCCGTCGATCCCGTCGGTGTCGCCGGCGAGCGCATAGACGCCCTTATGGCCGTCGAGCGCGACGCCAAGCGCCAGCAGGAATTCGGCGTTGCGCCCGCCCCGCCCCGATCCGCGCACGGTGACGGTGGTTTCGCCGCCCGAGATCAGAACGCAGGGCGCCGGCGCCGGCTGATCGAAATGATAGACCTGCCGGGCGATGGCGGCATGCACCAGCGCGACGTCGCGGGCCTCGCCCTCGATGTCATTGGCGAGGATCAAGGGCGCGGCGCCGGCCGCACGTGCGATTGCAGCCGCGGCCTCGAGCGACATTTGCGGCGTCGCGATCATCACATTCGTCACGCCGGCCAGCTTTGGATCGCCGGGCTTCAACGTTTCGGACTCCGGTGAGCGCAGATAGGCGCGCACATGATCGGGCGCCGCGATCTGATATTTGTCGATGATGGCGAGCGCGTCGGCCGAGGTGGTCGGATCGGCGACGGTCGGACCCGAGGCAATGACGCTCGGATCGTCGCCCGGAACGTCGGAAATCAGCAAGGCGAACACCCGCGCAGGAGCGGCCGCGGCGGCGAGCTTGCCGCCCTTGATCGCCGAGAGATGTTTGCGCACGCAATTCATTTCGGAGATGTTGGCGCCGCTCTTCAAAAGAGCCTTGTTGATGCCCTGCTTGTCGGCGAGCGTGATCCCTGCCGCAGGCAAAGCGAGCAACGCCGAGCCGCCGCCGGAGATCAGGCACAGCACCAGATCGTCAGCCGTGAGCCCCTTCACCGAGGCCAGGATGCGTTCGGCCGCCTCCCGCCCGGCGGCGTCCGGCACCGGATGGCCCGCCTCGATCACCTCGATCCGGCGGCAGGGCGCGCCATGGCCGTAGCGGGTGACGACGAGGCCTTCAAGCGGGCCGTCCCAATGATCCTCGACAGCCTTCGCCATCGCTCCTGCCGCCTTGCCGGCGCCGACGACGATGGTGCGTCCTTTCGGCCGGGACGGCAGATGCTGCGGCAGGCATTTCTCGGGCGAGGCCGCGCTGACGGCGGCGTCGAACATGTCGAGAAGAAGCTTGCCTGGATCGAAGGTCATGCGAGTTTGGAATCCGCGCTTGGTATTAGTCCGGCCGTTATCCGCGCTTTTCCCGACTGCTGCAAGGCATAGCGGGGCCGACGGACGCCTAAATAAACTGAGGCGCGCCTAAAAAAAATAAAGGAGCGCCGCAAGCGCTTCTCAAGCTATAACATCGCCCTATCCGAGACGGTGTTTTGTGGCCTGCGCGGCCGCGGCTTATGTCGCCGTCTGCGATGGCCAAGGGAAAAAAGGGCTGCTAATCTTCGCGCGCTTGCGCCGTCGGCTCGACGCAAGCGCGCCGGCTCAACAAGGACGGCTTGCGTCCTGCGGCAGTGTTCTTCGGCGCCGCAACAAAAAGATGAGACGGCCGGGCAGCCCGCGCGAAGCGGAGCGCTCTCAATGTGGAGGAGGGGAAGCTGGACATTCACGAATATCAGGCCAAGGAGATCCTGGCCAACTTCGGGGTCGCAACCCCGCGCGGCGCTGTCGCCTACAGCCCCGATCAAGCCGTCTATTGCGCAACCGAACTCGGCGGTTGGCATTGGGCCGTCAAGGCCCAGATCCACTCCGGCGGGCGCGGCAAGGCGGGCGGCGTCAAGCTGTGCAAGACCTACAATGAAGTGCGCGCCGCTGCCAGCGACATGCTCGGCAAGACGCTCGTCACCAACCAGACCGGCCCCGAAGGCAAGATCGTCCAACGCGTCTACATCGAGGCCGCCGAACCCTTCGATCGCGAGATCTATCTCGGCTTCGTGCTCGACCGCAAAGTGGAGCGCGTGCGCATCATCGCATCGCGCTTCGGCGGCATGGAGATCGAGGAGATCGCCAAGGAACATCCGGAAGAAATTCTCCAGGTCGTCGTCGAGCCAGCCGTTGGGTTGCAGGCGTTCGAGGCGCGCGAGCTCGCCTTCGGCCTCGGCCTCAATCTGAAGCAGGTCAGCCGCGCGGTGCAGAGCATGCTCGGCTGCTATCGCGCCTTCCGCGACCTCGACGCGACCATGGTCGAGATCAACCCGCTTGTGGTCACCAAGGACGACCGCGTGCTGGCGCTCGACGCCAAGATGTCGTTCGACGACAACGCGCTGTTCCGGCGCAGCGCCATCTCCGACATGCGCGATCATTCGCAGGAGGATCCGCGCGAGGTCCAGGCCGCCGAACACAATCTCAACTATGTCGGACTCGACGGCGACATCGGCTGCATCGTCAACGGCGCCGGCCTCGCGATGGCGACGATGGACATGATCAAATATGCCGGCGGCGCTCCGGCGAACTTCCTCGACGTCGGCGGCGGCGCGTCGCCTGAGCGCGTCGCGGCCGCGTTCCGCCTCGTGTTGTCCGACCGCAACGTCAAGGCGATCCTCGTCAATGTGTTCGCCGGCATCAACCGGTGCGATTGGGTCGCCGAAGGCGTCGTCCAGGCCTGCCGCACCCTCAACGTCAATGTTCCTCTTATCGTGCGTCTCTCCGGCACCAACTTCGCGGCCGGGCGCGAGATCATCGTCAACAGCGGGCTGCCGATCATTTCAGCAGACACTCTCGCCGACGCCGCCCG contains these protein-coding regions:
- a CDS encoding malate--CoA ligase subunit beta, encoding MDIHEYQAKEILANFGVATPRGAVAYSPDQAVYCATELGGWHWAVKAQIHSGGRGKAGGVKLCKTYNEVRAAASDMLGKTLVTNQTGPEGKIVQRVYIEAAEPFDREIYLGFVLDRKVERVRIIASRFGGMEIEEIAKEHPEEILQVVVEPAVGLQAFEARELAFGLGLNLKQVSRAVQSMLGCYRAFRDLDATMVEINPLVVTKDDRVLALDAKMSFDDNALFRRSAISDMRDHSQEDPREVQAAEHNLNYVGLDGDIGCIVNGAGLAMATMDMIKYAGGAPANFLDVGGGASPERVAAAFRLVLSDRNVKAILVNVFAGINRCDWVAEGVVQACRTLNVNVPLIVRLSGTNFAAGREIIVNSGLPIISADTLADAARAAVEAAGQAPARSLN
- a CDS encoding glycerate kinase type-2 family protein, giving the protein MTFDPGKLLLDMFDAAVSAASPEKCLPQHLPSRPKGRTIVVGAGKAAGAMAKAVEDHWDGPLEGLVVTRYGHGAPCRRIEVIEAGHPVPDAAGREAAERILASVKGLTADDLVLCLISGGGSALLALPAAGITLADKQGINKALLKSGANISEMNCVRKHLSAIKGGKLAAAAAPARVFALLISDVPGDDPSVIASGPTVADPTTSADALAIIDKYQIAAPDHVRAYLRSPESETLKPGDPKLAGVTNVMIATPQMSLEAAAAIARAAGAAPLILANDIEGEARDVALVHAAIARQVYHFDQPAPAPCVLISGGETTVTVRGSGRGGRNAEFLLALGVALDGHKGVYALAGDTDGIDGTEDNAGALLFPDSLAKAAAAGVSAKARLADNDGYSFFAALDHLIVTGPTRTNVNDFRAILVAR
- a CDS encoding aminotransferase class V-fold PLP-dependent enzyme, with the translated sequence MPGRHFLFVPGPTNVPERVARAMVVPMEDHRSPKFPELTLPLFQDLKKIYKTKDGQVFLFPSSGTGAWESAFNNTLSPGDKVLMSRFGQFSHLWIDMAQRMGFDVQILEEEWGTGVKPEKIEEILRADKSHQIKAVTATHNETATGVASDIAAVRKAMDAAGHPALLFVDAVSSLGSLDFRQDEWGVDLAVSGSQKGLMLPAGLGVLGVSQKALAASKTATSKRCYFDFDDMIKANATGYFPYTPPLPLLYGLRESLKMIEDEGLENIFVRHSHLAGGVRAAVKAWGLTPCAKEPKWYSDTVTAIVVPPQFNAVQVISTAYSRYNLSLGAGLSQVAGKVFRIGHLGDLNELMVLGALAGAEMAMADVGIPVTLGSGVGAAQSFYRAAAPVKAEKAA